A genomic segment from Helicobacter sp. 12S02232-10 encodes:
- the accB gene encoding acetyl-CoA carboxylase biotin carboxyl carrier protein yields MNLVEIKKLIEIFNHSEITRLSLKQNDFELKLDKQPVFDPAIPSQIHPTTHTPPQPIIQNAPQIPTPSAPCSESGDFITSPMVGTFYRCPSPDSAPYVNVGDTIKKGQTIGIIEAMKIMNEIEAEYDCKIISLEVNDAQPVEYGTKLIKVEKI; encoded by the coding sequence ATGAACCTTGTAGAAATAAAAAAACTCATCGAAATCTTTAATCATTCAGAAATAACGCGTCTGAGTCTTAAACAAAATGATTTTGAACTTAAACTTGACAAACAGCCTGTTTTCGACCCAGCAATCCCCTCTCAAATTCACCCGACAACCCATACTCCTCCTCAGCCCATTATCCAAAACGCTCCCCAAATTCCAACACCCTCTGCTCCTTGTTCTGAAAGCGGGGATTTTATAACATCACCGATGGTAGGAACTTTTTACAGATGCCCATCTCCAGACTCCGCTCCCTATGTGAATGTCGGGGACACTATAAAAAAAGGTCAAACTATTGGGATTATTGAAGCAATGAAAATTATGAACGAAATAGAAGCAGAATACGATTGTAAAATCATTTCTTTGGAGGTTAATGACGCTCAACCGGTTGAATACGGAACAAAACTCATCAAAGTAGAGAAAATATAG
- the rpsU gene encoding 30S ribosomal protein S21, whose translation MPGIKVRENESFDEAYRKFKKQTDRNLVVTECRARRFFESKTEKRKKQKINAKKKMLKRLYMLRRYESRL comes from the coding sequence ATGCCTGGTATTAAAGTCAGAGAAAATGAGTCTTTTGATGAAGCTTACCGAAAATTCAAAAAGCAGACCGATCGAAACTTGGTAGTAACCGAGTGTCGAGCGAGAAGATTTTTTGAATCAAAAACTGAGAAGCGCAAAAAACAAAAGATCAATGCCAAGAAAAAAATGCTCAAGCGTCTTTATATGCTCAGACGCTATGAGTCTAGACTTTAA
- a CDS encoding type II toxin-antitoxin system RelE/ParE family toxin: MIQSFKNKETKRLFETGEYDKLPPDVVKRALLKLDFLNAANDLSDLKSPPSNHLKLLKGELKGFYSIRINDQFRLCFRFERSDAYEVFIVDYHK; encoded by the coding sequence TTGATCCAGTCATTTAAAAATAAAGAAACCAAAAGGCTTTTTGAGACAGGGGAGTATGATAAGCTACCTCCAGACGTTGTAAAGCGGGCTTTATTGAAATTAGACTTTTTAAATGCGGCGAATGATTTATCGGATTTGAAATCTCCTCCCTCCAATCATTTGAAGCTTTTAAAAGGCGAGTTGAAAGGATTTTACAGCATTCGTATCAACGATCAATTTAGGCTGTGTTTTAGATTTGAGAGATCTGATGCTTATGAGGTTTTTATTGTTGATTACCACAAATAG
- a CDS encoding phosphatase PAP2 family protein — translation MKFLKIFFITFMLASLLTQSQARKKDAFEIYGDIFQFLPAMAAVYSLTQQDYKGLGYLAIGTGSTLALTFAIKYSFVGISRNHPSWARISQRPNNGSYDGFPSGHTASAFSAAGFMQRRYGWKWGVPTTILATLVGISRITAQRHTVTQVIAGALLGYGISYLVTSKLNKDVNIDVNVDQEEISKGVYQNIYGVAISYRF, via the coding sequence ATGAAATTTCTGAAAATATTTTTCATCACTTTTATGCTCGCAAGTCTTCTGACACAATCGCAAGCACGAAAAAAAGATGCTTTTGAAATCTATGGAGATATCTTTCAATTTTTACCTGCAATGGCAGCAGTCTATTCCTTAACCCAACAAGATTATAAAGGGTTAGGCTATCTCGCGATTGGAACGGGCAGCACTCTAGCACTTACATTTGCTATTAAATATAGTTTTGTAGGCATTTCAAGAAATCATCCAAGCTGGGCAAGAATCAGCCAAAGACCTAATAATGGAAGCTATGATGGGTTTCCTTCTGGGCATACAGCATCTGCATTTTCTGCAGCAGGTTTTATGCAAAGACGATACGGGTGGAAATGGGGTGTTCCTACAACTATTTTAGCAACTTTGGTAGGAATTTCAAGAATTACAGCCCAAAGACACACCGTAACCCAAGTGATCGCTGGAGCTTTATTGGGATATGGGATTTCATATTTGGTCACAAGCAAATTAAACAAAGATGTGAATATTGATGTAAATGTCGATCAAGAGGAAATATCCAAAGGGGTTTATCAAAATATTTATGGGGTTGCAATAAGTTACAGATTTTAG
- a CDS encoding acetyl-CoA carboxylase biotin carboxylase subunit translates to MKQVEKKTLHRILIANRGEIALRAIRTIQEMGKEAIAIYSTADKDAHYLDISDAKVCIGGPKSSESYLNVPAIMSAADLFDADAIFPGYGFLSENQNFVEICSHHGVEFIGPNADVMVMMSDKSKAKDVMKDAGVPVILGSEGALKSYKEAEEVAERIGYPVIIKAAAGGGGRGMRVVEEPKLLKNLYLAAESEALSAFGDGTIYMEKFIRNPKHIEVQILADKHGNVVHIGERDCSTQRRQQKLIEETPAAVLSPEVRQSLLDTAVKAAKHIGYVGAGTFEFLLDANYKDFYFMEMNTRLQVEHTISEMVSGLDLVEWMIRIAEGEELPKQETIKFKGHSIECRLTAEDPEKFYPCPGKITKWIAPGGANVRLDTHAYAGYVVPMFYDSMIGKLIVWGEDRNKAIAKMKRALKEFCIEGIKTTIPFHLKMMDNADFKLSKIHTKYLEQNME, encoded by the coding sequence ATGAAACAAGTAGAAAAAAAAACACTCCATAGAATTCTCATCGCTAATCGAGGCGAAATAGCCCTTAGAGCAATTCGAACCATTCAGGAAATGGGAAAAGAAGCAATTGCTATCTATTCGACAGCAGATAAGGATGCTCACTATCTTGATATTTCTGATGCAAAAGTTTGTATCGGGGGACCAAAATCATCTGAAAGTTATCTTAATGTCCCTGCCATTATGAGCGCAGCAGATCTTTTTGATGCAGATGCCATATTCCCGGGTTATGGCTTTTTAAGCGAAAATCAGAATTTTGTCGAAATCTGCTCCCATCACGGAGTGGAATTTATAGGTCCTAATGCAGATGTAATGGTAATGATGAGCGATAAATCAAAGGCGAAAGATGTGATGAAAGATGCGGGTGTTCCCGTAATTCTTGGAAGTGAAGGGGCTCTTAAGAGTTATAAAGAGGCTGAGGAAGTGGCTGAAAGAATCGGCTATCCTGTTATCATAAAAGCAGCTGCCGGTGGGGGTGGGCGAGGAATGCGCGTTGTTGAAGAACCAAAACTTTTGAAAAATCTTTATTTAGCCGCTGAAAGTGAAGCATTAAGCGCCTTTGGAGATGGAACCATTTATATGGAAAAATTCATCCGTAATCCCAAGCATATTGAAGTCCAAATCCTTGCAGACAAACACGGAAATGTTGTCCATATCGGAGAAAGAGACTGTTCAACCCAACGAAGACAACAAAAACTCATTGAAGAAACACCTGCTGCAGTCCTTAGCCCTGAAGTCAGACAATCCCTTTTAGATACTGCCGTAAAAGCAGCCAAGCATATTGGTTATGTAGGTGCTGGGACTTTTGAATTCCTTTTGGATGCCAATTACAAAGATTTTTATTTTATGGAAATGAACACAAGGCTTCAAGTCGAACATACCATCAGTGAAATGGTGAGTGGTCTAGACTTGGTAGAATGGATGATAAGAATCGCAGAAGGCGAAGAGCTCCCCAAACAAGAAACTATCAAATTTAAAGGACATTCAATAGAATGTCGTCTCACTGCAGAAGATCCTGAAAAATTCTATCCTTGCCCAGGTAAAATCACCAAATGGATCGCGCCAGGAGGTGCAAATGTGAGGCTTGATACTCACGCTTATGCCGGCTATGTCGTCCCTATGTTTTATGATTCTATGATAGGAAAACTTATCGTTTGGGGGGAAGACAGAAACAAAGCCATCGCAAAAATGAAAAGAGCTTTAAAAGAATTCTGTATCGAAGGGATCAAAACAACCATACCTTTTCATCTCAAAATGATGGACAACGCCGACTTTAAGCTTTCCAAAATCCATACGAAATATTTAGAGCAAAATATGGAATAA
- the pseC gene encoding UDP-4-amino-4,6-dideoxy-N-acetyl-beta-L-altrosamine transaminase, with protein sequence MNPYSTQLIEEEDIKAVIKALESSNLTQGKLTQDFENNLCEYLGVKHALVFNSATSALYAAYKAANIEKNNHAITSPITFAATANMMLECGALPVFCDIKRDGNINEKLISSLITPQTKAIVSVDYAGNSVEVKSIQDICEKNRLIFISDSSHSIGAKYQNKKIGTLADITIFSFHAIKPITTGEGGALVTNNTDFYEQAKLIRSHGVVKKELWNTDVIKSGFNFRMTEFQAALGISQLKKLESFLQIREEIAQFYDKAFKGNPYFFTLHQDMPHTTTNHLYPIILAPEFWCSKEDIFKALLQDELGIQVHYKPVYEFSLYKKLLGEMELPNARDFYRAEISIPCHQKMDLEMAKQSAEKILKVFENIKTCL encoded by the coding sequence ATGAACCCTTATAGCACGCAACTTATTGAAGAAGAAGACATAAAAGCAGTTATTAAGGCTTTAGAGAGTTCAAACCTGACTCAAGGAAAACTCACTCAAGATTTTGAAAACAATCTCTGTGAATACTTAGGGGTAAAACACGCCCTTGTCTTTAATTCTGCAACCTCTGCTCTTTATGCAGCCTATAAAGCTGCTAACATAGAAAAAAACAATCACGCCATCACATCTCCCATCACTTTTGCAGCTACTGCTAATATGATGCTTGAATGCGGTGCATTACCTGTATTTTGCGATATTAAAAGAGATGGCAATATAAATGAAAAACTGATCTCCTCCCTCATCACTCCTCAAACCAAAGCAATTGTAAGCGTTGATTACGCAGGAAACAGCGTTGAAGTCAAAAGCATTCAAGATATTTGTGAAAAAAATCGTCTTATTTTTATTTCTGACAGCTCCCATTCCATCGGGGCAAAATATCAAAATAAAAAAATCGGTACGCTTGCTGATATTACGATTTTTAGCTTTCATGCCATCAAGCCCATCACAACAGGTGAAGGCGGAGCACTCGTCACAAATAACACAGATTTTTATGAGCAAGCTAAACTTATCCGCTCGCACGGAGTAGTAAAAAAAGAACTTTGGAATACCGATGTAATCAAAAGTGGTTTTAATTTTAGAATGACTGAATTTCAAGCTGCATTGGGAATATCCCAGCTTAAAAAACTTGAAAGCTTTCTCCAAATTCGAGAAGAAATCGCTCAATTTTATGACAAAGCTTTCAAGGGAAACCCTTATTTTTTCACATTACATCAAGATATGCCTCACACCACTACAAACCATCTATATCCGATTATTTTGGCTCCGGAATTTTGGTGTTCCAAAGAAGATATTTTTAAAGCTTTGCTACAAGACGAACTTGGTATTCAAGTCCATTACAAGCCAGTTTATGAATTCAGTCTTTACAAAAAGCTTTTAGGAGAAATGGAGCTCCCAAATGCAAGAGACTTTTATCGCGCTGAAATTTCCATACCTTGTCATCAAAAAATGGATTTGGAGATGGCCAAACAAAGTGCGGAAAAGATTTTAAAGGTTTTTGAAAATATCAAGACCTGTTTATAA
- a CDS encoding phage holin family protein → MSAWEIFKLYLFVIIVGFAVGILYILRAIQEEPINSKSKAIQFVLYGVGSSMLVTWIGYEISIYYGLPASLSCAIGGGLGFIGAETIARLLIKLFKKKTGIGGEEK, encoded by the coding sequence ATGAGTGCTTGGGAAATCTTTAAGCTTTATCTTTTTGTGATTATCGTCGGCTTTGCTGTAGGGATTCTTTATATTTTAAGGGCTATCCAAGAAGAGCCTATCAACTCAAAAAGCAAAGCCATTCAATTTGTACTCTATGGTGTGGGATCTTCGATGTTAGTGACTTGGATTGGGTATGAAATCTCTATTTATTATGGTTTGCCTGCTTCTTTATCTTGTGCTATCGGCGGGGGTCTTGGATTTATAGGGGCTGAAACGATTGCAAGGCTTTTAATCAAACTCTTTAAGAAAAAAACAGGGATTGGCGGAGAAGAGAAATGA
- a CDS encoding HigA family addiction module antitoxin: MNRQPTHPGIILNEMYLKDLGISQEAFSKKIGVSFRSVNQLINAKRGVSVEMALRLSKALGTTPQLWLNLQNQYDLFKAQALKSGAINLITPIKSKLAVRL, from the coding sequence ATGAACAGACAACCCACACATCCAGGCATTATTTTAAATGAAATGTATTTAAAGGATTTAGGCATTTCACAAGAGGCATTTTCCAAAAAAATAGGCGTTAGTTTTCGCTCTGTCAATCAACTCATCAATGCAAAAAGGGGCGTTAGCGTAGAGATGGCTTTACGTTTGAGTAAGGCACTTGGAACAACGCCTCAACTATGGCTAAACTTACAAAATCAATACGATTTATTTAAGGCACAGGCTTTAAAATCAGGGGCAATCAATCTGATTACGCCGATAAAATCAAAACTTGCAGTGAGGCTTTAA
- a CDS encoding glycoside hydrolase, with product MKEENNQTISKELIEMIKKHEGYKGRVYLDTQFIPTIGYGRNLKAHPLSEAEERDIKMNLGVYGKKEAEEWLKNHLEGLYNELSKYRWFHKLDSVRQSIILDMAYNLGIPRLLLFKKMILALNSADYDNASHEMLNSSWAMQVKERAKKLSVLMREHKDDEVRNA from the coding sequence ATGAAAGAAGAAAATAATCAAACAATTAGCAAGGAGTTAATTGAGATGATTAAAAAGCACGAAGGGTATAAAGGGCGAGTCTATTTGGATACCCAATTCATTCCCACCATTGGCTATGGACGCAATCTCAAAGCCCACCCGCTTTCTGAAGCAGAAGAGAGGGATATCAAGATGAATTTAGGGGTTTATGGAAAAAAAGAAGCAGAAGAGTGGCTAAAGAATCATTTAGAGGGACTTTATAACGAACTCTCCAAATATAGATGGTTTCATAAGCTTGATTCTGTCAGACAAAGCATTATTTTGGATATGGCTTATAACTTAGGCATTCCCCGCCTACTTCTGTTTAAAAAGATGATTTTAGCTCTCAATAGCGCTGATTATGATAATGCCTCCCACGAAATGCTCAATTCATCTTGGGCAATGCAGGTGAAAGAGAGAGCTAAAAAACTCTCTGTTTTAATGCGAGAACACAAAGATGATGAGGTGAGAAATGCTTAA
- the dcd gene encoding dCTP deaminase, translating to MGLKSDTWIKDMSLTQRMIEPFCEKQIGQNVISYGLSSYGYDIRVGNEFMIFTNVGATLVDPKDFHYDNVVEIDASKQGYCVVPPNSFALARTVEYFRMPRDTLAICLGKSTYARCGIIVNVTPFEPEFEGHITIEISNTTPLPAKIYANEGIAQVLFLQGDEACEVSYKDKKGKYQGQIGITLPKILK from the coding sequence ATGGGATTAAAATCAGATACTTGGATTAAGGATATGAGCCTTACGCAAAGAATGATAGAGCCTTTTTGTGAAAAACAAATCGGGCAGAATGTGATCAGTTACGGATTGAGCAGTTATGGTTATGATATCAGGGTAGGCAATGAGTTTATGATTTTTACAAACGTGGGGGCGACATTGGTTGATCCTAAAGATTTTCATTATGATAATGTTGTAGAGATTGATGCTTCCAAACAAGGTTATTGTGTCGTACCTCCAAATTCTTTCGCTTTGGCAAGAACGGTGGAATATTTTAGAATGCCTAGAGATACGCTTGCAATTTGTTTGGGAAAAAGCACTTATGCTAGATGTGGGATTATCGTGAATGTAACGCCATTTGAACCTGAATTTGAAGGACATATTACTATTGAAATATCTAATACTACGCCTTTGCCGGCAAAAATTTATGCCAATGAAGGCATTGCTCAAGTATTGTTTTTGCAAGGGGATGAAGCTTGCGAAGTAAGCTACAAAGACAAAAAAGGAAAGTATCAAGGGCAGATCGGTATCACCTTGCCAAAAATTTTAAAATAA
- a CDS encoding site-specific integrase, protein MEQEKKQSSLKYEGVRYKNLKDGDVVYYVRFTKNGKQIERKVGTKFGGWSEKKAHNKRIDLEYNYEERKHIDFQEVSDRFLEVQKLRLKKRSLATYKSKLNHLDIFKSRMVESINQKDINSLIIKLSETLSPKSINEVISTLKQIISFAELEYNIKNPYLVNIKNIKNLKIDNQRERFLTKEEVLLLKETLRNDYEYLLFVNLALCTGARLMTLLDIRKKDINLKSETITLRDFKNSSIYQGYLNDDTIELILKKWDKLQDDGKIIQKSKRLITEHLRKVLNILFNQNNPDSKQKIVIHSLRHTFASHLAIKGTPIQIIQKLLNHKDIQMTMRYAHLMPDSGKEWVKNLWNKNSLT, encoded by the coding sequence ATGGAACAGGAAAAAAAACAAAGTAGCCTAAAATACGAAGGTGTGAGATATAAAAATTTAAAAGATGGGGATGTAGTATATTACGTCAGATTTACTAAAAATGGAAAACAGATTGAACGAAAGGTGGGAACTAAATTTGGAGGTTGGAGCGAAAAAAAAGCCCATAACAAGAGAATTGATTTAGAATATAACTACGAAGAACGAAAACATATTGATTTCCAAGAGGTATCCGATAGATTTTTAGAAGTTCAAAAACTGCGATTAAAAAAAAGATCGTTGGCAACTTATAAAAGCAAATTAAACCATCTAGATATTTTTAAATCTAGAATGGTTGAATCTATCAATCAAAAAGATATTAATAGTCTTATTATTAAGCTCTCTGAAACACTATCGCCTAAAAGTATCAATGAAGTAATAAGCACATTAAAACAAATAATTAGCTTTGCAGAATTGGAGTATAACATTAAAAATCCCTACCTTGTAAATATCAAAAACATTAAAAATTTAAAAATAGATAATCAGAGAGAACGATTTTTAACAAAAGAGGAGGTTTTATTACTCAAAGAAACTCTAAGGAATGATTATGAATACTTATTATTTGTAAATCTTGCCCTATGCACGGGTGCAAGACTGATGACCCTATTGGATATCAGAAAAAAAGATATTAATTTAAAGTCAGAAACTATCACTTTAAGAGATTTTAAAAATTCATCTATTTATCAAGGATATCTTAACGATGATACGATTGAGTTGATTTTAAAGAAATGGGATAAACTCCAAGATGATGGCAAAATCATTCAAAAATCTAAGCGTCTCATTACGGAACATTTGCGTAAAGTTTTAAATATTCTTTTCAACCAAAACAATCCTGATTCCAAGCAAAAGATTGTAATTCATAGTCTTCGCCACACATTCGCCTCTCATCTTGCCATCAAAGGCACACCCATACAGATTATCCAAAAACTCTTAAATCATAAAGACATCCAAATGACGATGAGGTATGCCCATTTAATGCCTGATAGCGGTAAAGAGTGGGTTAAAAATTTATGGAATAAAAATAGTTTAACCTAA
- a CDS encoding phage tail protein — translation MNKSYLPPHFPKHILALESLIGDVIEERFHLGFSHFYDPKELKAQDLHLIAKTFDLDISFLPQNKKVAYLNAPMTKKRTLGTKKALEATLIDYKDIAIQTQKQDLKLKAFEFSLGVELTEEFDSSSLIVLKRLVGAVKPLRSELKGLDFKTPPAILKVAVAKAVQWRI, via the coding sequence ATGAATAAGAGTTATTTGCCTCCACATTTCCCCAAACATATTCTAGCTTTGGAGTCTTTAATTGGAGATGTGATTGAAGAACGCTTTCATCTTGGATTCTCTCACTTTTATGATCCTAAAGAACTCAAAGCCCAAGATTTGCACTTGATTGCAAAAACCTTTGATCTAGATATTTCTTTTTTGCCTCAAAATAAAAAAGTCGCTTATTTAAATGCTCCGATGACTAAAAAACGCACGCTTGGAACTAAAAAAGCCCTTGAGGCAACCTTAATTGATTATAAAGATATTGCCATTCAAACCCAAAAACAAGACCTCAAACTCAAAGCTTTTGAATTCTCTTTGGGTGTGGAACTCACAGAGGAATTTGATAGCTCTAGTTTGATTGTTTTAAAACGCCTAGTTGGTGCAGTCAAGCCATTAAGGTCTGAACTCAAAGGCTTGGATTTTAAAACTCCGCCTGCAATTTTAAAAGTCGCTGTAGCAAAAGCGGTGCAATGGAGAATATAA
- a CDS encoding tail fiber protein, with protein MLKIETKLSQQVKKNLLEEIKNASPQAFFIGSSEKDFNIDTLIGENPNYEAIKNNVIFTQDIRSAYYDVSGNLCFEILLNYEDSYDALIYALAIGDKEKQSLYAIALTPKIQKVEGVGGTFIFKTNIEGESASMVFKNDTYISEAELSNFKDFLNYVQTDLKNEIELTLKPIKEFNLKLKAIQKQIVIEALENYINEEFQRLLEKQKIREEIGRKDYFYRNSLPPTHIPLGQVLKASDYPLLWFYTIGITGNDGRLTFRLPTSDFYSKGTSNPNEVGEKKLSGLPNITGAFWGDSQGGDNGAFWIENGGCDGYRYGGGGKITHFDASRSSPIYGRSDGVEVNRILYLEGIYASTPLSQEQKLSIKNQVLAMRKEIRAELAQEWYENYVKEEEEKMKKEHPEWFEEEEIPYEPARGERLPVKKGLPSKPLEAYYVIPEIGGVPAKRIKVSPEEALEGIGANPYRD; from the coding sequence ATGTTAAAAATAGAAACCAAACTTAGCCAACAGGTTAAAAAAAATCTGTTAGAAGAAATCAAGAACGCAAGCCCGCAAGCCTTTTTCATCGGTAGCAGTGAGAAAGATTTTAATATCGATACACTGATTGGAGAAAATCCTAATTATGAAGCGATAAAAAACAATGTTATTTTTACTCAAGATATCAGAAGTGCGTATTATGATGTGAGTGGCAATCTCTGTTTTGAGATTTTATTAAATTATGAGGATTCTTATGATGCACTCATTTATGCCCTAGCAATTGGGGATAAAGAAAAACAAAGCCTTTATGCCATTGCCCTTACTCCCAAAATCCAAAAGGTAGAAGGCGTGGGTGGGACATTTATCTTTAAAACAAATATAGAGGGTGAGAGTGCATCAATGGTTTTTAAGAATGATACTTATATTTCAGAAGCGGAGCTCTCTAATTTCAAAGACTTCTTAAACTATGTGCAAACGGATTTAAAAAATGAAATAGAACTCACTTTAAAGCCCATTAAAGAATTTAACCTCAAACTCAAAGCCATTCAAAAACAAATCGTTATAGAAGCTTTAGAAAACTATATCAATGAAGAATTTCAAAGACTGCTAGAAAAGCAAAAAATCAGAGAAGAAATCGGCAGAAAAGACTATTTTTATAGGAATTCCCTCCCACCAACTCACATCCCTCTAGGGCAAGTTCTCAAAGCAAGCGACTATCCCCTGCTGTGGTTTTATACCATCGGGATAACGGGAAATGATGGGAGATTAACCTTTAGACTACCCACTTCTGATTTCTATTCTAAAGGCACAAGTAACCCCAATGAAGTGGGAGAAAAAAAGTTATCAGGGCTCCCTAATATCACAGGTGCATTTTGGGGTGACTCTCAAGGTGGCGATAATGGTGCATTTTGGATTGAAAACGGCGGATGTGATGGGTATCGCTATGGAGGTGGGGGGAAAATCACTCATTTTGATGCCTCCCGCTCCTCCCCCATCTATGGCAGAAGTGATGGTGTTGAGGTGAATCGCATTTTATATTTAGAAGGGATTTATGCAAGCACCCCTTTAAGCCAAGAACAAAAACTAAGTATCAAAAATCAAGTGCTTGCAATGAGAAAAGAAATCAGAGCTGAATTAGCCCAAGAGTGGTACGAAAATTATGTAAAAGAGGAAGAAGAAAAAATGAAAAAGGAACATCCTGAATGGTTTGAAGAGGAAGAGATACCTTATGAACCTGCACGTGGCGAGAGATTGCCCGTTAAAAAAGGTCTCCCGTCCAAACCTTTAGAGGCATACTATGTAATCCCTGAAATCGGAGGGGTACCTGCGAAACGCATAAAGGTTTCTCCTGAAGAGGCTTTAGAGGGGATAGGAGCTAACCCATACAGAGACTAA
- a CDS encoding baseplate J/gp47 family protein has protein sequence MNLPNFLIPFEIENEKNMILEKFKETYPDYAPLIGDDFSVLTSAFLFRMNRYINYINYTIAQNYLEFSSGEYLDALVALAGIERFKGTPFVCKIKITATTPLTLPKGTKFKDNAGHNAYLAKDEEIQEESIVNIELESGLTQDYDTTTLEIPNIYIKEIQKISPFVQEKGIESDADLKKRFLLSLSRPSTAGNLKSYQYYCAIPEVSKSKIIHQGLGQVKVIYVANSQNALLKLKENIEDKIPLTDQVSYIEATPIHCNLTITLSLKSNDKNSLIIALVHHNVSSLFASLDIGEEVSDSKVIASAFVDEMIVDICVDGLKESSPDGILVLKDLNILTQVGRARDE, from the coding sequence ATGAATCTCCCAAATTTCTTAATCCCCTTTGAGATTGAAAATGAAAAGAATATGATTTTAGAAAAATTCAAAGAAACCTACCCCGATTATGCCCCTTTAATCGGTGATGACTTTAGCGTCTTGACCTCTGCTTTTCTCTTCAGAATGAATCGCTACATTAACTACATCAACTACACGATTGCTCAAAATTATCTAGAGTTTTCAAGTGGAGAATATTTAGATGCTTTGGTCGCTTTAGCAGGGATTGAACGCTTTAAAGGCACCCCTTTTGTATGCAAAATAAAAATCACTGCCACCACGCCTTTGACCCTGCCAAAAGGCACTAAGTTTAAAGACAATGCAGGGCATAATGCCTATTTAGCTAAAGATGAAGAAATCCAAGAAGAAAGCATTGTTAATATCGAACTTGAATCAGGACTGACTCAAGATTATGACACGACAACCTTAGAAATTCCAAACATTTATATCAAAGAGATTCAAAAAATCTCCCCATTTGTTCAAGAAAAGGGTATTGAGAGCGATGCAGATTTAAAAAAGAGATTTTTATTATCCCTAAGCCGTCCTTCCACTGCAGGCAATCTCAAGAGCTACCAATACTACTGCGCAATCCCTGAAGTCTCTAAATCTAAAATTATCCATCAAGGTTTAGGGCAAGTGAAAGTGATTTATGTGGCAAACTCGCAAAATGCCCTTTTGAAACTCAAAGAAAACATTGAGGATAAAATCCCTTTAACCGATCAAGTCTCCTACATAGAAGCGACGCCAATTCATTGCAACCTTACCATCACTTTAAGTCTTAAAAGCAATGATAAAAATTCTTTAATCATTGCTTTGGTACATCATAATGTGAGTTCTTTGTTTGCAAGCTTGGATATTGGCGAGGAAGTGAGTGATTCAAAAGTGATCGCTTCTGCTTTTGTGGATGAGATGATTGTAGATATTTGTGTTGATGGGTTAAAGGAGAGTAGCCCTGATGGGATTTTGGTTTTAAAAGATTTGAACATCTTGACTCAAGTTGGGAGGGCTAGGGATGAATAA
- a CDS encoding phage major tail tube protein has translation MAFNFNPQAFSGGNLFIDGIGCLGVLKSFEPPKIEHEIIEQSNSIGKYEQVLPTLKPLSAKFVVSNVNAVYFNTLNAYLPLNIYIKNNLSSDGLIKKQTQIIATFNGSVKILELPKYEPNKEAELSFEMAVHMFSYQADKAPLLLYDVINSIYAVNGVDQYLEIRKNIQ, from the coding sequence ATGGCATTTAACTTCAATCCTCAAGCTTTCAGCGGTGGGAATCTTTTTATCGATGGTATCGGTTGTCTAGGGGTATTAAAATCTTTTGAACCCCCTAAAATCGAACACGAAATCATTGAGCAAAGCAATTCTATCGGCAAATACGAGCAGGTCTTACCGACCCTAAAACCCTTATCGGCAAAATTCGTAGTCTCAAATGTGAATGCGGTGTATTTCAATACACTCAATGCTTATTTGCCTTTAAATATCTATATCAAAAACAACTTAAGTTCTGATGGGTTAATAAAAAAGCAAACTCAAATCATTGCGACATTTAACGGGAGTGTGAAAATATTGGAATTGCCCAAATATGAACCCAACAAAGAAGCTGAGCTATCTTTTGAAATGGCAGTGCATATGTTTAGCTATCAGGCAGATAAAGCCCCTCTTTTACTCTATGATGTCATCAATTCCATTTATGCAGTTAATGGCGTGGATCAGTATTTAGAGATCAGAAAAAATATTCAATAA